The DNA segment ACCGGAGGGCCCTTCCGTGAACGGCAGTACGTCAGGCAATGAATTGCTCATTCGCCCTCGAACCACCGGGGACCTGGCTCAGGCAGCTGCTGCCCTGGTTACGGTGCACGAAGCGGACGGCTATCCCGTGGAAGGCGTAGAGGATCCAGAGGCATGGCTGTCTCCGTCCGAGCTGTTGACTGCCTGGGTGGCGGAACTTTCCGGGCGGGTTGTGGGGCACGCGGCCGTCAGCGGCATGGACGGCTGCCGAACCGGAACTCTTGAGCGGCTCTTCGTGCTCCCTGATGCACGGCGGCATCGAGCGGGCGAACGTCTGATTCGGGCTGCGGAGGAGTACGCGCAGGCCCAGAAGCTTGCCCTGGAACTGGAGGTGCTGACCAAGGATGAGGCCGCTATCCGTCTCTACAAACGCCTGGGGTGGACTGAGACTGGGCAGCGGACGCATCGCCTGGACATCGGAGACTCGTACCCAGCGCTTACCTTCGTGGCGCCGAAGGTGCCGACATCCCAGGCTCGCTCTAGCGGTTGACCTGACAGGGGAAGACCCCGGTTCCACCACGGGCCGGGGCCTTCCCCTGTCGGCCGCTAGACGCTAGATAGCTGATCAGAGGTCATGCAAGGTGCTAGCAGTGCTGCTAGACCTAGCAGGAGGTGATGCTAGGTCTAGCAGTAGTCGACCTGCTGCATCGGCTACGCAAGGTGATAGAGCGAGCGGCAAGCCGCACATCCCCTTGGCAGCTCGCTCCGCGAGCGCGCGCACCGCGTCGGCCGACCCGGCACCGTGACGCGGCGCGGGCCCGGCGGTGCGGGACCTGTCCGAGGGCCGGAGTTCTGCGTCACCGCGTCATCAACGTCACCCGCTTCCTCTGACCAGCACTTTTAGGGTGACGCAGAGGGCTGGGGGTGCGTCATCGGTGACGCAGAGCCGCGTCATCGGGTGACGCAGGTGACGCACGATGACGCAGGATTCAGCCTCTGCGTCACCCCCCTTCCCTGCAGGTCAAACCCTCTTTTGCCGTGCCGGGGTGACGCGGTGACGCAGACCTTCCCTACCTAGGAAAAAGAGGGAGGTTTTGTAGTGCCACAAGAGGGGGTGGCCGTGCCAACAAGAGGAGCACCCTGGGCGCTCGACGGGGTGCTCCTCTTGCTTGTGAGCGGGAAGCGGAATCCGCACGGCCGGAGAGACCGCGCGCCGGAGGAGAGGTCAGCGTCCACACCCCTCCACCTTAAGAACCGTCTTGACCTGCGGTGATGCTCTTAAGAGGAGCGAGGCTTGCGGACGCTGCGGACGCTAGTGGACGCTAAACAGTTTGTTTAGCGTCCACGCGATCTGTGCAGGTCAGGGTTGGTGCGCCACCTTCTGCGGACGCTGTGGACGCTGTCTTCCCTTAAATCTCTAGGATGAGAGGGGATGAGAGCCAAGCGGAATTCACCACCCCCCACTGAAAAGCCTCTGTAAGCCGTCGGGGAGGGCGGGGCCGGATGCCCCTTCAGGCCTCACAGCCCTCTGCGGCTCAGGCGTGGCTACTGACGGCTTTCAGTGGGGGGCTTGCCCTCGGAGCCTCGGGAGAAGAGACCACGGCCGCCGCAGAGTGGTCTCTTCGTCTTCACTACGTGGCGAAGATGAGCCTGGCCATGGGCCTTCTACTGACGGGACTCGTAGAGCTCCCACGCACGTTCCAGGGTCTCCACAGCGGCCGGAATCGCCCCCCGGTCCTCCAAGTACTCTCGCTGCCCCTTGAGCTGCTTCCCGCTGGGCCAGTCCGGATCTGCGGCAACGTCCCGCGCCAGGTCACCGATGGCGCTCCGATCCTTCGCGTGCGTTTTCAACCATGCGGTGAAGCCGTGAGATTGAGTCATCCCTACATCCTTTCACCGCCGTGCCAGCGGTGTGAGTTCTTTCGGGGAGGGAGGGGAGCCACACCCCTGGCGCATGGTTTCTAGGCCCTTTCTGGTGCCCCGTCGGCCTGCCTCCCCAGCCTCCCCAGACTCCCCAACTGGGGCGCTATTGCAGGTCAGTGCCGGGGAGGCGGGTTGGGGAGGCAGTTGGGGAGTTCTCCCCACGATGCCGGCGCCTCCCCAACTGCCTCCCTCACCCCGAACGGTGGTCCAGCCAGGTATTCCAGGGGCGGGCTGCACCCCCTCTACCCCCACTACCTTGCAGGTCAGACCCCACTACCTACTCCCTCTACCGAGATAGAGGGGCCCCACTACGTGAGCCGCCGGGTAGAGGGGACTTCGGCGGGCTCCCAACGTGGTGGGTCGAGTAGAGAGCCCCCTCTACCCGGGCCGCCTGTGGGCCGTCCGAGAGTGGCCAAGGGTGACCAATGACGACCAACGCCAATCGCTAGAACCCTGGTCAGAGCCGGGGTCAGGCCCCTGCGACCGACGCCAGGTACGCGTTGGTCTTCTCCGGGTCGAAGAAGAAGTTGTCGAAGTCGGCCGGGTCGTTGAACCCGTTGGCGAAGCGGTCCGCCACCGGCTGGAGCTGCCCCGCGGCGCCGATCAGGTTCAGCACGTGCTCCGGGGGTACGCCCAGCATCGCGTTCGTCCACTTGGTGACGTGCTGCGCCGTCTCCCAGTACCGGTCGAACGTCTGCTGCATCCACGCCTCGTCGAAGGGCCGGTCGCCCCGCTCGACGATGGAGCCGAGGTAGGCGGCGGCGCACTTCGACGCCGAGTTGGAGCCCTGGCCGGTGATCGGGTCGTTCGCCACGACCACGTCGGCGACGCCGAGGACCAGGCCGCCGCCGGGCAGCCGGCCCACCGGGTTGCGAACCGTGGGGGCGTAGCGGCCGGAGAGCGTGCCGCCCGCGTCGGTCAGTTCGGCCTTCGTGGCCCGCGCGTACTCCCAGGGCGTGAACTTCTCCATGAGTTCCAGCGTGAGGGCCAGGTGCGCGGAGGGGTCCTTGATGCCCTGGAAGGCGTCCAGCGGGCCGCCGGGTACGCCCTCCCAGAAGAGGATGTCCGCACGGCCGCTGTTGGTGAGGGTGGGCATCACGAACAGCTCGCCGACGCCCGGGACGAGATTGCAGCGCACCGCGTCGAAGTCGGGGTGCTCGGGGCGTACGCCCATGCCGTGCACGTACGACACCGCGAGCGCGCGCTGCGGCACGGAGAACGGCGAGCGCGACGCGTCCCGGCCGAACATCGAGACCAGTTCGCCCTTGCCCGCCGAGACCATCACCAGGTCGTACGTCCGGGCGAAGAAGTCCAGGTCGGAGACTGCCGCACCGTGGATGACCAGCTGGCCGCCGCGCCGCGCGAAGGTCTCCATCCAGCCGGCCATCTTCACGCGCTGGTCGACGGACTGGGCGTAGCCGTCGAGCCTGCCGACCCAGTCGACGGCACGGGAGGAGTCGGGGCCGGCCACCGAGACGCCCAGGCCCTCGATCTTCGGCGCCTGCGACTCCCAGAAGTTGAGCTGGAGGTCGCGCTCGTGCTGGAGCGCCGTGTGGAACATGCACTGCGTGGACATGACTCTGCCGGAGCGGATCTCGTCGGCCGTGCGGTTGGACATGAGCGTGACCTCGTAGCCCTGGGACTGAAGGCCGAGAGCCAGCTGGAGCCCGGACTGACCGGCTCCGACGATGAGTATCTTCCGCATGGCGGGTTGTTCTCCTATTCGGGGGTGGTGTCGAGTGCGTGCCCCACCAGGGCAAGCAGTGACTCGACCACCGTCATTCTGTTACGCGCGTCCATGATCAGTACAGGCACGTGCGGAGGAATCGTCAGGGCCTCCCGCACGTCCTGTGCCTCGAAGTCCGGCGTGCCCTCGAAGTGGTTGACCGAGACGATGTACGGCAGCCCGCAGCTCTCGAAGTAGTCGAGCGCGGGAAAGCAGTCGGCGAGCCTGCGGGTGTCGGCGAGCACTATCGCGCCGATCGCGCCGCGCACCAGGTCGTCCCACATGAACCAGAAGCGCTGCTGCCCCGGCGTGCCGAACACGTAGAGCACGAGGTCGTCGTCGAGCGTCAGCCGGCCGAAGTCCATCGCGACCGTGGTGGTCAGCTTGTCCGGTGTGGCGCTGAGGTCGTCGGTCTCCTCGCTCGCCTGGGTCATCAGGGCCTCGGTCTGGAGCGGGGTGATCTCCGAGACGGAACTGACGAAGGTCGTCTTCCCCACGCCGAAGCCGCCCGCCACCACGATCTTGGTGGCTATGGGGGCCCGGGTGCGGTCGTTCTGCCAGGCCTGGACGGACTCTTCGGCCTCGGCGGGGATCAGCGTCTCAGAGACGGCGGAGTCCACTCAGCACCCTTTCGAGCAAAGCGCGGTCGGGCTGGCCTTCGCCGTGCCCGGTACCGTACACACGGATCTTTCCCTGGTCTGCGAGGTCGCTGAGCAGGACGCGGACGACCCCCAGCGGCATCTTGAGCAGCGCCGAGATCTCCGCGACGGTACGCATCCGGCGGCAGATCTCGACGATGGCACGCATCTCCGGCATGAGGCGCGCGGGGCCGTTGGCCAGCTCCGGGCGCTCCGGTGACGCTTCGATCGCGGCCACGAAGGTCTCGACGAAGAGGATGTGGCCGAATTTGGTGCGGCCGCCGGTGAGCGAGTACGGGCGTACTCGCGCGGGGCGGCGATCCGGGTTACGGACCGGAAGGGCCGGGGTCACTGGGCGCTCTCCATCGATTTGCGCAACTCGCTGCGGAGTTCGGGGGTGAGGACATGACCGGCGCGCCCGACGAAGAGCGCCATGTGGTACGCGACGACGCTCATGTCGCAGTCCGGTGTGGCATGGACTCCCAGCAGCGAACCGTCGCTGATCGACATCACGAAGACGCTGCCCTCCTCCATCGCGACCATCGTCTGCTTGACGCCTCCGCCGTCCATCAGCTTCGCGGCGCCGATGGTGAGGCTGCCGATGCCGGAGACGATGGTGGCGAGATCGGCGGCCGACCCCTTGGGGCCGCCCTGCCGGACGGGCCGGACCGCGCCGGCTGCCGAGACCTCGGGGTCCGACGAGAGCAGCATCAGCCCGTCGGACGAGACGACGGCGACCGAACGGAGCCCTGGGACCTCCTCCACGAGGTTCTTCAACAACCAGTGCAGGTTGCGGGCTTCACTGCTGAGTCCGAATGTGCTGGGCGCAGTCAACTGCGTGCCTCCTCGACACTGTCCCCCGTGTCATCGGTAGGTACAACATCCGATCTCTGCTCCGAGATCTCCGTTTCGACGTCCTTGCGGCCGTCCTTCGCTCCCTGGTGGAAGCCGCCGAGCCTGCTGCGCAGGGCCGCGGCGTCCACGCCGCCGGTGCGCTGCTTCGGGGCCGTCCCGGTGGGCTTGGTGACCTTGGGGACGCGCTTGGGCAGCCCCTTGTCGGTGATGCGTCCGGCCCCCTGCTCCGGGACACCGCCGGTGGCGGGGTCCGGGCCGGGTTCCGCGGCGGCCGGGCCGGGCTGCCGCACGGGCTCGGGTGCGGGCTCCGGCTCCGCTACGGGGCTGGGGCGCCGCATCATGAAGGTGGGCTCGTCCACCTCGTCGGGGGTGCGCTCGTGGGCGTCGGCCCCGATCTCGTAACGCGACCTGGTCGGGATCGTGTTGGAGTTGGCCTCGGCCGCCGAGCCCGGCAGGCTGATGCCGGGTGCCGACCCTGCGTCCGGGACGAAGTGCGCCGGGGTGACCGGGGGTTCGTCCGGCAGCAGCGCGCTGGGCAGCACGACGACGGCGGCCACCCCGCCCTGCTTCTGTTCGCGCAGCTCGATCCGTACGCCGTGCCGCTTGGCGAGCAGCGAGGCCACGTGGAGGCCGAGCCCGGACTGCTCGTCGCCGGGTGCCCCCGGGCGGGACGCCTCGGGGTCGGCGAGCAGCGCGTTGAGTTCGGTGCGCCGGCCGGGCGACATACCGATGCCCTCGTCCTGTACGGAGAGCATCACCTCGCCGTTCTCCAGGAGCCAGCCGGAGAGCTGGACGTGGGCCTCCGGCGGCGAGAACGCCGTGGCGTTCTCCAGCAGCTCGGCGACGAGGTGGCTGATGTCGTCGGCGGCGAAGCCCACGACGAGGGAGTGCGGCGGCAGGGACTGGATGGCGACCCGCTCGTACCGCTCGATCTCGCTGACCGAGGCACGCAGCACGTCCACCAGAGGTACCGGACCGCCGCTCTGGCCGGGGCCGTGCTCGGTGCCCGCGAGGACCAGCAGGTTCTCGCCGTGGCGGCGCAGCACGGTCGCCAGGTGGTCGAGCTTGAAGAGGGTGGCGAGCGCTTCCGGGTCCTGCTCGCGCTCCTCCAGGCCCTCGATGATGGTGAGCTGACGCTCGATCAGGCCGAGGGAGCGCAGCGAGAGGTTGACGAAGGTCGCCTGAACGGTGTGGCGCAGCCGGTCGAGACGGGCGGTGACCTCTGCGGTGTCCGCCTCCAGCATGGCGCGTTCGGCGTCGAACCGGTCCCGGCCGCCCCGCAGCTCGCGCTCGTCGCCCGCGAGGGCGTCGGCGCGGGCACCCGCGGCCAGCACCCTGCTGTGCAGGGCGTTGATGGACCGGACGACCTGGGCGAACTCGTCGTTGCGGCCGGTGAAGGCGATCGGCTCCTCCGACTCGGGGGCGCCGGCCAGGCGCGCGGCGCCGATCCGGAGCACGGCGAGCGGGCGGGTGAGCGTACGGGCGACGGCGGCGCCGACCCCGATGGTGAGGAGCAGCAGCACCCCGGCGAGGGCGATCCGCAGTTCGAGCGCGGTCACGGCGTCGTCGCGGAGCGCGGCGAGCCGTTTGGCCTGCCGGGTGGCGAGCGACGCCTCGACACCGCGCATCTGGTCCGTGCGTGCGCCGAGCGCGGCGCCGAGCTTGGCCGGGTCGGTCTTGAGGTCCGCCGCGGAGAGCGTGGGCCGGTCGGCGAGGTGTGCGAGATAGGCCTCGGCGGTGCTGACCTCCGGGCCCGACACCGTGGAGGCGAGCGACTCCTGGTCGGCGGGGTCCGCGGCCTGGTCGAAGTCGGCGAGGGCCGCGAGTTCGCGGACCCTGGCCTGCTGGGCCGCCGCGCTCAGCCCGTCCCGGGTGCGGCCGCCCTCGCCGCCGGTGTCACCCGGCTGCTGGACGTAGGTGCCGGTCACCGGGTCGTACACGGGGGCCGATGCGGGGCGCGGGACGGCAAGCGCGCCGAGCAGCAGCCCGCGGGTCTGTGAGGCCTGCCCGACCGCGTGGCCGAGGTCGACCCCGGCACGGGTGGCCGCCGCGGCCTCGGGCGGTGTCCGGTCGGCGAGTTGGTCCGAGGTCTCCTGGACCTTCTCGATCAGGTCGGAGTACGCCTTGTTGGCTTCGAGCGCGGTGCTCTTGCCGGTCAGGGCCGTCCGGCGGACGGAGGGGAGGGTGGCGAGATCGTGCCGGAGGGCGGCGGGTGCGGCCGCGCCGATCTCCGCGATGTCGCTGTCGACGCGGGTGGCCCGGTCGGCTGCCAGTTTGTCCTTCTTGGCGCGCCCGCCCGCGATGTAGACCGTGACGTCGTCCCGCTCGTCCGCGAGGTCGTGCGCCAGGGAGACGGTCTGCTGGTCCAGGTCACCGAGGGTGACCAGCCGCTGGGCGTCGGTCAGTTCGGCCGAAGCGCTGTAGACCGCGGGGGCACTCGCCGCGAGGACGGCGAGACCGACGACGGCCACACCGGCGACCAGGCGCCTGCGTACCCGGACGGTGCGCTCGGGCGGCGCGCCTCTGTTGCCCCGAAGCCGCTTGTTCTGCACCGGTGCTCACAATCTTGACTCGTCCACGCATGACGCCGAGGTGATGACTGATCACAAGGATGCGCTCCCACCTCTGGTACGGCTTCTGACCATTCCAGTGGTTTTGGGAGGGGAGTGCGCATCACCAGGTCAGCCACCTGAACGAGTGAACATCAACAGCAAGTTGGCGAACAACTCTGCGCCCCGCGCACGCGGTGCGTGCACGGGGCGCCGGTTGGAACTTCCGGACCGGCTTTGGCAGGATGCGCGCCCGCAGCGCGTCGGCGCCGTCACGGAGTCGTACATTCCGTGCCAAGTTCCACGGCCGGCGTGGCGGTCCGTACCATTCGCCCGCGACTGTGCGCCCTCCGTGAAGGCCTCAGGCAGACTGAACGGTATGCGGATCGAACTCGCCTCCACCCCCGGCACCCCCGAACGCCCCAACGAGGACTGGACCGGTGCGGTCCTGCCTGCCGCGGGGCGGGGCGGGCTGCTCGTGCTGCTCGACGGCGTGACACCGCCCGCGGGGGCGGACGGATGTGTGCACGGTGTGCCGTGGTTCACCGCCCGGCTCGGCGGCTCCCTGGTCGAACTGTCCGGTTCGCGACGGGATATGAGCCTGCGTGAGGTACTCGCGGAGGCGATTCGCCTTACCGCCGAAGCGCACGGCTCAATCTGTGACCTTTCTCACGTGCGGACCCCGCAGGCAACCGTCGTCATGGCGCGCTGGTCCGGCGAGACGGTCGAGCACCTGGTGCTGTCCGACTCGGTCCTGCTGATCGAGGACGCCTCGGGGGACGTACGCGCGGTGCTGGACGACCGCCTCGACCGGCTGCCGCGCGAGGTACTGGCGACCGACGCGACGGCCGACGCCGTACGGAACCAGGAGGGCGGGTTCTTCACCGCGGCCGCCGATCCGGCGGTGGCGGCGCGCGCGGTGACCGGACGCACGCCCCTGGCGGAGGTGCGGGCGCTGGCCGCGCTCAGCGACGGCGCGAGCCGCTGGGTGGAGGTGTTCCGGGAGGGGGACTGGGCCGAGTGCCTCGCGGTGCTGCGCAAGGAGGGTCCGCAGGCCCTGATCGGGCGGGTGCGGGCGCTGGAGGACGCGGACACGGACCGCGTGTTCCTGCGGAACGGCAAGACGCACGACGACGCGTCGGCCGTGCTGCTGGAGCCGTAGGACTCCCCGGCCGGGCGGAGAGCCCGCGGCCCCGGCCCAGCGGCCCGCCCGCACTCCGCGCCCGGCCCCGGGCTCAGTCCTCGGCCCGGGCGTTCAAGTGGTGCAGCAGGCGGGCGAGTTCCGCGACCTCGGCCCGGTCCCAGCCGTCCAGCTTGCGCACGTATTCGGCCCGGCGCGCGTCCCGTACTCGCCGCATCCGTTCGCGCCCCTCGACGGTGAGCTGTACCAGGAAGGCGCGCCCGTCCCCGGGATCCTGCTCACGGGTGACCAGCCCGAGGTCCTCCAGGGACCGCAGTTGACGGCTCATGGTCGCCCGGCCGACTCCGATGTAGGCGGCCAGGTCGGTGGCCCGCTGTCCGCCGAACTCGTCGAGGCAGACCAGCAGTCCGTAGGCGGCGGCCTCCAGATCGGGATGGACGGCGCGCGACATCTCACCGGACGAGGCCCGCGCACGACGCAGGAAAACAGCCAACTCCCGTTCCAGCGCCAGGAATTCATGGTCCACACCACTCTTGGGCGCGACGGGGAGTTCACTTCCAGTACCGCTGTCGTGCACGTCAGCACCCCTTACGAGCTTTCCCGATCCTGAAAGTTTCTTTCAGCCTCTGCCATCGCCGCAGCTTGGCCAGTATTTCGCAGGAGTAGACCAACGGCAGCACCCGGGCCCCCTTCCGCCGTACGGGTCTACGTGCGTAGCGTCGTCACCGCCGACATGTTCACATGTTCACAACACGACATGCCGGGAGACTTCCCCCAGCTCCCCCACCGAGCCTTTCGGAGGCACGCACATGCCCGTGCTCAGATCCGGAACGGCCCGACGCGGACGCATTGCCGCAGTCGGGATTCTTCTCGCCTTCCTCACCTCCCTGCTGGCCCTGCCCGGCCAGGCGTCCGCAGCCGACAGTCCCGTCGCCCCCGCGCGCGGCACGGCGACCATGGGGATGGGCGTCATCGCCCACGACGGCCAGGGAGGCACCCCCCACGACACCCGCGCCGCCCAGACCGAGGGCGTCGACGTCTCCGGCTACCAGGGCAACGTCAACTGGGCGACGCTGTGGGGCAGCGGTGTGCGGTGGGCCTACACCAAGGCCACCGAGGGCAACTACTACACGAACCCCTCCTTCACGCAGCAGTACAACGGCTCGTACAACGTCGGGATGATCCGCGGCGCGTACCACTTCGCGACGCCCAACGACTCCAGCGGTGCGAACCAGGCGAACTACTTCGTCAGTCACGGCGGCGGCTGGTCCCGCGACGGCAAGACCCTGCCGGGTGTGCTGGACATCGAGTGGAATCCGTACGGCGACGCCTGCTACGGCCTGAGCGCGGCATCGATGGTCGCCTGGATCCACGACTTCGCCACCACCTACAAGTCGCTCACCGGGCGCGACGCGGTCATCTACACCGCGACCAGCTGGTGGACGCAGTGCACGGGGAACAACAGCAGCTTCGGGGCCACCAACCCGCTCTGGATCGCCCGCTACGACTCGGCGCCGGGCGCGCTGCCCGCGGGCTGGGGCTTCCAGACGATGTGGCAGTACACCTCGACCGGACCGACGGTCGGTGACCACGACAAGTTCAACGGCGCGCTGGACCGGGTGCAGGCACTCGCCAACGGCTGACCCCGCGATCCGCACAGGGGCCCCCGGCAAGCTGCCGGGGGCCCCTTGGTGAGGCGCAGCCGTTCAGGCGGCCGCCGGGACCCGTACCTCCGCCGGGGACAGGGCGATGTCCAGGACCTGGCGTACGTCCGTCACCGGGTGCACCTCCAGGGTGTCGAGCACCTCGGCGGGGACGTCGTCCAGATCGGCCTCGTTCCGCTTGGGGATCACCACGGTCGTGATGCCCGCCCGGTGAGCGGCCAGCAGCTTCTGCTTCAGCCCGCCGATCGGCAGCACCCGCCCGGTCAGCGACACCTCACCGGTCATGGCCACATCCGTACGGACCTGCCGGCCGGAGAGCAGCGACGCCAGCGCCGTGGTCATCGTGATGCCCGCGCTCGGGCCGTCCTTGGGCACCGCGCCCGCCGGGAAGTGGATGTGCACCCCGCGTTCCTTCAGATCCGCGACAGGCAGCTCCAGTTCGGCGCCGTGCGAGCGCAGGAAGGAGAGCGCGATCTGCGCCGACTCCTTCATGACGTCGCCGAGCTGTCCGGTGAGGGTCAGCCCCGCCGCGCCGGTCTCGGGGTCGGCCAGCGACGCCTCGACGAACAGGACATCGCCGCCAGCGCCGGTGACCGCGAGTCCGGTCGCCACGCCGGGCACCGCCGTACGGCGCTCCGCCGGGTCCTGGGCGGACTCCGGCACGTGGTGCGGGCGCCCGATCAGCGGCCGCAGCTGTGCGTCGGTGACGGTGAGCGGCAGCTCCTGGTCGCCCAGTTCGTGCTGGGCGGCGACCTTGCGCAGCAGCCTGGCGACGGCCCGCTCCAGATTCCTCACGCCCGCCTCGCGGGTGTACTCCCCCGCCAGCTTGCGCAGCGCGGAGTCGTCGAGCGTCACCTCGCCGGGCTCCAGACCCGCGCGCTCCAGCTGCCTGGGCAGCAGGTGGTCGCGGGCGATGACGACCTTCTCGTCCTCGGTGTAGCCGTCGAGCCTGACCAGCTCCATCCGGTCGAGCAGCGCCTCCGGAATGGCTTCGAGCACGTTCGCGGTGGCCAGGAACACCACATCGGACAGGTCGAGCTCTACCTCCAGGTAGTGGTCCCGGAAGGTGTGGTTCTGGGCCGGGTCGAGCACTTCGAGCAGGGCGGCCGCCGGGTCGCCCCGGAAGTCCGAGCCGACCTTGTCGATCTCGTCGAGCAGGACGACCGGGTTCATCGAGCCGGCCTCCTTGATCGCCCGCACGATCCGGCCGGGCAGCGCGCCGACGTAGGTGCGGCGGTGTCCGCGGATCTCCGCCTCGTCCCGTACGCCGCCGAGCGCGACGCGGACGAACTTGCGGCCCATGGCGTGCGCCACTCCCTCGCCGAGTGAGGTCTTGCCTACTCCGGGCGGCCCGACGAGCGCCAGTACGGCGCCGCCGCGGCGCCCGCCGACGATGCCCATGCCCCGGTCGGCACGGCGCTTGCGCACCGCCAGGTACTCGGTGATGCGCTCCTTCACGTCGTCCAGGCCGGAGTGCTCGGCGTCCAGGACGGCCTTGGCGCCCCGGATGTCGTACTCGTCCTCGGTGCGTTCGTTCCAGGGCAGTTCGAGGACGGTGTCGAGCCAGGTCCTGATCCAGGAGCCCTCGGGGCTCTGGTCGGACGAGCGTTCCAGCTTCTCGACCTCCTTGAGCGCGGCCTCCCTGACGTAGCCGGGCAGGGCGGCGGCCTCGACCCGCGACCGGTAGTCGTCGGATTCGTCGTCCGCCTCGCCGTTCAGCTCGGAGAGCTCCTTGCGTACGGCGTCCAGCTGGCGCCGGAGCAGGAACTCGCGCTGCTGCTTGTCCACGCCCTCCTGGACGTCCTTGGCGATGGACTCGGCGACGTCCTGCTCGGCGAGGTGCTCGCCCAGCCACTGGACGGCGAGCTTCAGCCGGGCCACCGGGTCGGCGGTCTCCAGCAGCTCGGTCTTCTGGGCGAGGGTGAGGAACGGCGAGTAGCCGGAGTTGTCGGCGAGGGCCGAGACGCCCTCGATCTGCTGGACGCGGTCGACGACCTGCCAGGCCCCGCGCTTCTTCAGCCAGTCGGTGGCGAGGGCCTTGTACTCCTTGACCAGCGCGGTGACGGCGCCGGGCAGCGGCTCGGGGTCGGCCTCGTCGATCCGGATCCCCTCGACCCAGAGCGCGGTGCCGGGGCCAGTGGTGCCCGCGCCGATCTGCACCCGGCCGCGGCCGCGAACGAGGGCGCCGGGGTCTCCGTCGGAGAGTCTGCCGACCTGTTCGACGGTGCCGAGGACGCCGGTGCTCGCGTAGCTGCCGTCGAGCCGCGGAACGAGAAGGACCAGCGGCTTGTTGCCGCTGGAGCGGGTGGAGGACGCCTGGGCGGCCTCCACGGCGGCACGTAC comes from the Streptomyces sp. NBC_01471 genome and includes:
- a CDS encoding nitrate- and nitrite sensing domain-containing protein, whose protein sequence is MQNKRLRGNRGAPPERTVRVRRRLVAGVAVVGLAVLAASAPAVYSASAELTDAQRLVTLGDLDQQTVSLAHDLADERDDVTVYIAGGRAKKDKLAADRATRVDSDIAEIGAAAPAALRHDLATLPSVRRTALTGKSTALEANKAYSDLIEKVQETSDQLADRTPPEAAAATRAGVDLGHAVGQASQTRGLLLGALAVPRPASAPVYDPVTGTYVQQPGDTGGEGGRTRDGLSAAAQQARVRELAALADFDQAADPADQESLASTVSGPEVSTAEAYLAHLADRPTLSAADLKTDPAKLGAALGARTDQMRGVEASLATRQAKRLAALRDDAVTALELRIALAGVLLLLTIGVGAAVARTLTRPLAVLRIGAARLAGAPESEEPIAFTGRNDEFAQVVRSINALHSRVLAAGARADALAGDERELRGGRDRFDAERAMLEADTAEVTARLDRLRHTVQATFVNLSLRSLGLIERQLTIIEGLEEREQDPEALATLFKLDHLATVLRRHGENLLVLAGTEHGPGQSGGPVPLVDVLRASVSEIERYERVAIQSLPPHSLVVGFAADDISHLVAELLENATAFSPPEAHVQLSGWLLENGEVMLSVQDEGIGMSPGRRTELNALLADPEASRPGAPGDEQSGLGLHVASLLAKRHGVRIELREQKQGGVAAVVVLPSALLPDEPPVTPAHFVPDAGSAPGISLPGSAAEANSNTIPTRSRYEIGADAHERTPDEVDEPTFMMRRPSPVAEPEPAPEPVRQPGPAAAEPGPDPATGGVPEQGAGRITDKGLPKRVPKVTKPTGTAPKQRTGGVDAAALRSRLGGFHQGAKDGRKDVETEISEQRSDVVPTDDTGDSVEEARS
- a CDS encoding ATP/GTP-binding protein → MDSAVSETLIPAEAEESVQAWQNDRTRAPIATKIVVAGGFGVGKTTFVSSVSEITPLQTEALMTQASEETDDLSATPDKLTTTVAMDFGRLTLDDDLVLYVFGTPGQQRFWFMWDDLVRGAIGAIVLADTRRLADCFPALDYFESCGLPYIVSVNHFEGTPDFEAQDVREALTIPPHVPVLIMDARNRMTVVESLLALVGHALDTTPE
- a CDS encoding styrene monooxygenase/indole monooxygenase family protein, whose translation is MRKILIVGAGQSGLQLALGLQSQGYEVTLMSNRTADEIRSGRVMSTQCMFHTALQHERDLQLNFWESQAPKIEGLGVSVAGPDSSRAVDWVGRLDGYAQSVDQRVKMAGWMETFARRGGQLVIHGAAVSDLDFFARTYDLVMVSAGKGELVSMFGRDASRSPFSVPQRALAVSYVHGMGVRPEHPDFDAVRCNLVPGVGELFVMPTLTNSGRADILFWEGVPGGPLDAFQGIKDPSAHLALTLELMEKFTPWEYARATKAELTDAGGTLSGRYAPTVRNPVGRLPGGGLVLGVADVVVANDPITGQGSNSASKCAAAYLGSIVERGDRPFDEAWMQQTFDRYWETAQHVTKWTNAMLGVPPEHVLNLIGAAGQLQPVADRFANGFNDPADFDNFFFDPEKTNAYLASVAGA
- a CDS encoding lysozyme, which codes for MPVLRSGTARRGRIAAVGILLAFLTSLLALPGQASAADSPVAPARGTATMGMGVIAHDGQGGTPHDTRAAQTEGVDVSGYQGNVNWATLWGSGVRWAYTKATEGNYYTNPSFTQQYNGSYNVGMIRGAYHFATPNDSSGANQANYFVSHGGGWSRDGKTLPGVLDIEWNPYGDACYGLSAASMVAWIHDFATTYKSLTGRDAVIYTATSWWTQCTGNNSSFGATNPLWIARYDSAPGALPAGWGFQTMWQYTSTGPTVGDHDKFNGALDRVQALANG
- a CDS encoding MarR family transcriptional regulator; this encodes MHDSGTGSELPVAPKSGVDHEFLALERELAVFLRRARASSGEMSRAVHPDLEAAAYGLLVCLDEFGGQRATDLAAYIGVGRATMSRQLRSLEDLGLVTREQDPGDGRAFLVQLTVEGRERMRRVRDARRAEYVRKLDGWDRAEVAELARLLHHLNARAED
- a CDS encoding YozE family protein; the encoded protein is MTQSHGFTAWLKTHAKDRSAIGDLARDVAADPDWPSGKQLKGQREYLEDRGAIPAAVETLERAWELYESRQ
- a CDS encoding DUF742 domain-containing protein, which encodes MDGERPVTPALPVRNPDRRPARVRPYSLTGGRTKFGHILFVETFVAAIEASPERPELANGPARLMPEMRAIVEICRRMRTVAEISALLKMPLGVVRVLLSDLADQGKIRVYGTGHGEGQPDRALLERVLSGLRRL
- a CDS encoding N-acetyltransferase family protein, with the protein product MNGSTSGNELLIRPRTTGDLAQAAAALVTVHEADGYPVEGVEDPEAWLSPSELLTAWVAELSGRVVGHAAVSGMDGCRTGTLERLFVLPDARRHRAGERLIRAAEEYAQAQKLALELEVLTKDEAAIRLYKRLGWTETGQRTHRLDIGDSYPALTFVAPKVPTSQARSSG
- a CDS encoding roadblock/LC7 domain-containing protein — translated: MTAPSTFGLSSEARNLHWLLKNLVEEVPGLRSVAVVSSDGLMLLSSDPEVSAAGAVRPVRQGGPKGSAADLATIVSGIGSLTIGAAKLMDGGGVKQTMVAMEEGSVFVMSISDGSLLGVHATPDCDMSVVAYHMALFVGRAGHVLTPELRSELRKSMESAQ